In Actinomycetes bacterium, the sequence GTCCGGCCGTCCTCGAAGGTAGGGACGTCCGGCGTGATGATGTGCCAGATTGACGGGTTCTCCAACCGGCAGTCCGAGCGTCTTGGTAATCAGCTGTTCGCGCATGACTGTGGTGTCGGCGGCTTTGGGAAGAAGATGAAACTGGACCGAATCCATCAGCGACGCGACCAAGCCTTCCAAGAACTAGCTGCCGAGTCGATAGTGCAAAATCTGCGGGTGGAACTCACAGGTCGACCAGTCCTTGCGATGATTCTTCGCCAGCTGTGTCTTCCGACTCGGCAGAAGTGCCTGATCCCTAGGCTCGGGACCGCCACTCATTTTTGCCAACCTAGGCGCATCTTGGTCACTCATCTGAGTCAGCCCAACGGTTGAGTTCCGCGTAGTCAATCTTTCCATTTGGCAGCACTGGGATGTCCGCGACCTGGCGGAACTGCAGTAGTTTCGGGGCGGTGCCCAGGCGGGTAGCAAGATCTCTGCGCTGCTGGGCAATCTCATCCGCGTCCTTCGAGGTCGTGAAGAGAACAATCCCATCGCCAGCGGCCGCGATAGCAGCGACTTGGTTGGACGAGGAAATCAGTTGCTCGACTTCGTCGAGGGACACTCTCACACCCGCCAGTTTGGCAATGCGCTTGGAGCGTCCAGTGAGAAAGAGGAAACCATCATCATCGAGGTAGCCGAGATCTCCGGTGTGGAGCAGGCCATGGCACACATCACCCTGCGCGAGTTCTGTCGACTCGGTGGCGTATCCCATCATCACGTTGGGTCCGCGATAGGTCACCTCACCCACGGTCCCGGCATCGCACACCGCGCCGTCTGGAGATTCGATGCTGAACTGACCCCCCGCTAACGGAATCCCGACTGACCCCAATTTCTCGATGACCTGCTGTGACGGCAAGCAAGACATTCGTGGTGACGCTTCGGTTTGGCCGTACATGACGTAGAAATCACGTCCAGTCCGCGCGCACAGTTCCGCAAAGTACTGAATCTGTTGCTTGTCCAGCCGCCCGCCAGCTTGTTGCAGGGCCTTCAGGTGATGCAACTCGCGATCCTCAAAACCCAGTCGCCGCAGCATGAGGAACGTCTGTGGCACTCCTGGAAGGTGAGTAACCCGAAATGACTCCAGATCGTGCCAGAACAGCTTGTCCAAAAGGCTCCTCGATGTCACGAGGACGCTGGA encodes:
- a CDS encoding AMP-binding protein; translated protein: MKFFNRQPSEILVHGFDGTTITGADVAAKAAYYSATGTKFAVVLTNSTPASALHLLALLEAGIPLLPLDANTKPESVAALVDRYQPDLLLAPPDLNTDLPDLPPSELLQAGCWQLDTIPPAIHPDLCLLLPTSGSTGSPKLVRLSRQNLLSNAEAIAPSVGITAESRGVTSLPLFYSFGLSVLTSHLIAGSSVLVTSRSLLDKLFWHDLESFRVTHLPGVPQTFLMLRRLGFEDRELHHLKALQQAGGRLDKQQIQYFAELCARTGRDFYVMYGQTEASPRMSCLPSQQVIEKLGSVGIPLAGGQFSIESPDGAVCDAGTVGEVTYRGPNVMMGYATESTELAQGDVCHGLLHTGDLGYLDDDGFLFLTGRSKRIAKLAGVRVSLDEVEQLISSSNQVAAIAAAGDGIVLFTTSKDADEIAQQRRDLATRLGTAPKLLQFRQVADIPVLPNGKIDYAELNRWADSDE